A region of Vitis riparia cultivar Riparia Gloire de Montpellier isolate 1030 chromosome 12, EGFV_Vit.rip_1.0, whole genome shotgun sequence DNA encodes the following proteins:
- the LOC117927267 gene encoding uncharacterized protein LOC117927267 produces the protein MVGAPWLLPFLGSHALHLPPSRHLLPDSALASRTQHPHPMENGMNPESIFPTRSPPLTPVKKMPTWRCRCRKRPAIADALRAGCDASIHATPKASMTRCLQCIKSLIRFPNSVFSVVRCL, from the exons ATGGTTGGAG CTCCTTGGTTACTGCCATTTCTAGGTAGTCATGCACTGCATCTACCACCTAGTCGTCATCTCTTGCCAGATTCGGCATTGGCATCACGTACCCAGCATCCTCACCCCATGGAAAATGGTATGAACCCAGAGTCGATCTTCCCCACCCGAAGTCCACCTTTGACGCCGGTGAAGAAAATGCCAACATGGCGTTGTCGATGTAGGAAGCGTCCCGCTATAGCCGATGCTCTTCGCGCTGGCTGCGATGCCAGCATACACGCCACGCCAAAGGCTTCAATGACACGTTGCCTACAATGTATAAAGTCTTTGATACGTTTTCCCAATAGCGTATTCAGCGTTGTACGTTGTCTATAG